From Cotesia glomerata isolate CgM1 linkage group LG2, MPM_Cglom_v2.3, whole genome shotgun sequence, a single genomic window includes:
- the LOC123259603 gene encoding uncharacterized protein LOC123259603, which produces MADYVSSQVKSLIKYELDIDEDRDNKTREPIVVHSCSQERAPPVKDASKISDSKLNNFSLNQDRIIKNEVIEIDEPVVYKNKEDLVETPKNIVLSEANDVRLNISSENIPLEVNNSKDQVQGQQIPLKAAEIANQVKTSEEYQETCRVLCKDQLQTLNSANRLSDTSKGQVIVLEPPTKRLKTEQKFYGEFEAEKTINKLSPPNDVSLNFEVAGSGEIEVDTKQVSNVQIVDNSKDNIGEVQQNTAVSFDKKVFALKILKLDKNTKIQPVYSHGKEADEDSCEIVYEKNITNKRNHNYSSCNVQPVKKVLLVQIDQKTVSEILTGSSSRVKLPIVNLQNNLTLGNNCSSGSKAHDNCVVGSARMPMNLPTPQPDVSATTRSMEDPSTVCVPECETFPAVNAIGKSQFFFVDVDGS; this is translated from the coding sequence ATGGCGGACTATGTTTCGAGTCAAGTTAagtctttaataaaatatgaattagaTATTGATGAAGATCGGGATAATAAAACTCGGGAGCCAATTGTAGTACATAGTTGTAGTCAAGAGAGGGCGCCACCGGTAAAAGATGCTTCTAAAATTTCTgatagtaaattaaataatttttcgttgAATCAAgatagaattataaaaaatgaagttattGAAATTGATGAGCCTgttgtatataaaaataaagaagattTAGTGGAAACACCTAAAAATATCGTTTTATCAGAAGCTAATGATGTTAGATTAAACATTTCATCGGAAAATATTCCTTTGGAAGTTAATAATAGCAAAGATCAGGTTCAAGGACAACAAATACCTTTAAAAGCTGCGGAAATAGCAAACCAAGTGAAAACTTCAGAAGAATATCAGGAGACTTGTCGAGTTTTGTGTAAAGATCAACTTCAAACTTTGAATAGTGCTAATCGATTGAGTGATACTTCAAAGGGTCAGGTTATAGTTTTAGAACCTCCAACAAAGCGACTGAAGACGGAACAGAAATTCTACGGGGAGTTTGAAGCTGAGAAAACTATTAACAAACTAAGTCCACCAAATGATGTTTCATTGAATTTTGAAGTTGCTGGCTCTGGAGAAATTGAAGTTGATACTAAACAAGTTTCAAATGTTCAGATTGTTGACAATAGTAAAGACAATATTGGTGAGGTTCAACAAAATACGGCTGttagttttgataaaaaagtgtttgcgttgaaaattttgaaattggaTAAAAACACAAAAATTCAGCCTGTTTATAGTCACGGTAAAGAAGCAGATGAAGATTCTTGTGAGATAGtatacgaaaaaaatattactaataAACGGAATCACAATTATTCTTCATGTAATGTACAACCGGTGAAAAAAGTGCTTTTAGTGCAGATTGACCAGAAGACAGTCAGTGAAATTTTAACTGGTTCATCGTCCAGAGTTAAACTTCCGATTGTAAATCTACAAAATAACCTAACTTTAGGTAATAATTGTAGTTCCGGAAGCAAAGCTCATGATAATTGTGTGGTAGGAAGTGCTAGAATGCCAATGAACTTACCGACGCCTCAACCAGATGTCTCAGCAACCACTCGATCGATGGAAGACCCTTCAACTGTCTGCGTTCCTGAGTGTGAGACCTTTCCTGCAGTAAATGCTATCGGCAAAAGCCAGTTCTTCTTCGTCGATGTCGACGGTAGTTGA